A part of Aquila chrysaetos chrysaetos chromosome 14, bAquChr1.4, whole genome shotgun sequence genomic DNA contains:
- the METTL21C gene encoding protein-lysine methyltransferase METTL21C isoform X2 has translation MISAQQPPFPNKIQKVMDGQTEEEETCEEQCDSENCTCSSKHASSTAELGSDSPVTLKILQNWVPRVSPYFDKEHYTYVGHQIVIQESIEHFGAVVWPGALALSQYLESNQEQFNLKDKKVLEIGAGTGLVSIVACILGAYVTATDLPEVLENLSYNISRNTQNMNMHKPEVRKLVWGEGLNEDFPVSTYHYDFILATDVVYHHAALDQLLATMVYFCKPGTVLLWANKFRFTTDYEFLEKLGNIFNTTILAEFPESNVKLLKATVREN, from the exons ATGATCTCTGCACAGCAGCCACCGTTCCCCAACAAAATTCAAAAAGTAATGGACGGCCaaactgaggaagaagaaacttgTGAAGAGCAGTGTGACTCTGAAAACTGTACTTGCAGCTCCAAGCACGCATCATCAACAGCAGAACTGGGCTCAG ATTCACCAGTAACtcttaaaatactgcagaactGGGTTCCTAGAGTTTCGCCCTACTTTGATAAAGAGCACTACACGTACGTTGGCCACCAGATCGTCATTCAGGAGTCCATAGAACACTTTGGAGCCGTCGTATGGCCGGGG GCACTGGCTTTATCTCAATATCTGGAATCAAATCAAGAACAATTCAAcctcaaagacaaaaaagtttTGGAAATCGGCGCTGGAACAGGCTTGGTTTCCATTGTGGCCTGTATCTTAG GAGCTTATGTTACAGCTACTGATTTGCCTGAAGTTCTTGAAAATCTTTCATATaatatttcaagaaatacacaaaacatGAATATGCACAAACCTGAAGTGAGAAAACTGGTATGGGGAGAAGGCCTCAATGAAGACTTTCCTGTATCAACTTACCATTATGATTTCATACTGGCAACTGATGTTGTATACCATCATGCAGCTTTGGACCAGCTGCTAGCAACAATGGTGTATTTTTGTAAGCCAGGAACAGTATTACTATGGGCAAATAAATTCAGATTCACTACAGACTATGAATTTTTGGAAAAACTTGGCAATATATTTAACACAACTATTCTAGCAGAATTTCCAGAATCAAATGTCAAGCTGCTTAAAGCAACAGTAAGAGagaattaa
- the METTL21C gene encoding protein-lysine methyltransferase METTL21C isoform X3 translates to MSPHIMASCPFNPSLKKPQNQSPPKLLTVFFQSYLIQREGPQAFTTLFFPFHFSNFAMISAQQPPFPNKIQKVMDGQTEEEETCEEQCDSENCTCSSKHASSTAELGSDSPVTLKILQNWVPRVSPYFDKEHYTYVGHQIVIQESIEHFGAVVWPGALALSQYLESNQEQFNLKDKKVLEIGAGTGLVSIVACILGTAGIRITMGEMRGYIHRVIFRHIKLIAGKTNTTSLLTNIHAPRSQKA, encoded by the exons ATGTCACCTCACATCATGGCTTCCTGTCCCTTCAACCCATCattgaaaaaaccccaaaaccaaagccCACCCAAACTACTCACTGTCTTCTTCCAGTCATACCTCATACAACGAGAGGGCCCGCAAGCTTTTACaacattatttttccccttccatttcAGCAATTTTGCCATGATCTCTGCACAGCAGCCACCGTTCCCCAACAAAATTCAAAAAGTAATGGACGGCCaaactgaggaagaagaaacttgTGAAGAGCAGTGTGACTCTGAAAACTGTACTTGCAGCTCCAAGCACGCATCATCAACAGCAGAACTGGGCTCAG ATTCACCAGTAACtcttaaaatactgcagaactGGGTTCCTAGAGTTTCGCCCTACTTTGATAAAGAGCACTACACGTACGTTGGCCACCAGATCGTCATTCAGGAGTCCATAGAACACTTTGGAGCCGTCGTATGGCCGGGG GCACTGGCTTTATCTCAATATCTGGAATCAAATCAAGAACAATTCAAcctcaaagacaaaaaagtttTGGAAATCGGCGCTGGAACAGGCTTGGTTTCCATTGTGGCCTGTATCTTAG GTACTGCTGGGATTAGAATTACCATGGGAGAGATGAGAGGATACATCCATCGTGTGATCTTTAGACACATTAAATTGATAGCTGGCAAAACTAACACTACATCATTACTGACCAACATACATGCTCCTAGATCAcagaaagcatga
- the METTL21C gene encoding protein-lysine methyltransferase METTL21C isoform X1 — translation MSPHIMASCPFNPSLKKPQNQSPPKLLTVFFQSYLIQREGPQAFTTLFFPFHFSNFAMISAQQPPFPNKIQKVMDGQTEEEETCEEQCDSENCTCSSKHASSTAELGSDSPVTLKILQNWVPRVSPYFDKEHYTYVGHQIVIQESIEHFGAVVWPGALALSQYLESNQEQFNLKDKKVLEIGAGTGLVSIVACILGAYVTATDLPEVLENLSYNISRNTQNMNMHKPEVRKLVWGEGLNEDFPVSTYHYDFILATDVVYHHAALDQLLATMVYFCKPGTVLLWANKFRFTTDYEFLEKLGNIFNTTILAEFPESNVKLLKATVREN, via the exons ATGTCACCTCACATCATGGCTTCCTGTCCCTTCAACCCATCattgaaaaaaccccaaaaccaaagccCACCCAAACTACTCACTGTCTTCTTCCAGTCATACCTCATACAACGAGAGGGCCCGCAAGCTTTTACaacattatttttccccttccatttcAGCAATTTTGCCATGATCTCTGCACAGCAGCCACCGTTCCCCAACAAAATTCAAAAAGTAATGGACGGCCaaactgaggaagaagaaacttgTGAAGAGCAGTGTGACTCTGAAAACTGTACTTGCAGCTCCAAGCACGCATCATCAACAGCAGAACTGGGCTCAG ATTCACCAGTAACtcttaaaatactgcagaactGGGTTCCTAGAGTTTCGCCCTACTTTGATAAAGAGCACTACACGTACGTTGGCCACCAGATCGTCATTCAGGAGTCCATAGAACACTTTGGAGCCGTCGTATGGCCGGGG GCACTGGCTTTATCTCAATATCTGGAATCAAATCAAGAACAATTCAAcctcaaagacaaaaaagtttTGGAAATCGGCGCTGGAACAGGCTTGGTTTCCATTGTGGCCTGTATCTTAG GAGCTTATGTTACAGCTACTGATTTGCCTGAAGTTCTTGAAAATCTTTCATATaatatttcaagaaatacacaaaacatGAATATGCACAAACCTGAAGTGAGAAAACTGGTATGGGGAGAAGGCCTCAATGAAGACTTTCCTGTATCAACTTACCATTATGATTTCATACTGGCAACTGATGTTGTATACCATCATGCAGCTTTGGACCAGCTGCTAGCAACAATGGTGTATTTTTGTAAGCCAGGAACAGTATTACTATGGGCAAATAAATTCAGATTCACTACAGACTATGAATTTTTGGAAAAACTTGGCAATATATTTAACACAACTATTCTAGCAGAATTTCCAGAATCAAATGTCAAGCTGCTTAAAGCAACAGTAAGAGagaattaa
- the METTL21C gene encoding protein-lysine methyltransferase METTL21C isoform X4, whose product MHPPTGNFQCPLSQQVLKKSNVLFNFAMISAQQPPFPNKIQKVMDGQTEEEETCEEQCDSENCTCSSKHASSTAELGSDSPVTLKILQNWVPRVSPYFDKEHYTYVGHQIVIQESIEHFGAVVWPGALALSQYLESNQEQFNLKDKKVLEIGAGTGLVSIVACILGAYVTATDLPEVLENLSYNISRNTQNMNMHKPEVRKLVWGEGLNEDFPVSTYHYDFILATDVVYHHAALDQLLATMVYFCKPGTVLLWANKFRFTTDYEFLEKLGNIFNTTILAEFPESNVKLLKATVREN is encoded by the exons ATGCATCCGCCCACAGGAAACTTCCAGTGCCCTCTGTCCCAGCAG GTTCTGAAGAAATCAAATGTGCTTTT CAATTTTGCCATGATCTCTGCACAGCAGCCACCGTTCCCCAACAAAATTCAAAAAGTAATGGACGGCCaaactgaggaagaagaaacttgTGAAGAGCAGTGTGACTCTGAAAACTGTACTTGCAGCTCCAAGCACGCATCATCAACAGCAGAACTGGGCTCAG ATTCACCAGTAACtcttaaaatactgcagaactGGGTTCCTAGAGTTTCGCCCTACTTTGATAAAGAGCACTACACGTACGTTGGCCACCAGATCGTCATTCAGGAGTCCATAGAACACTTTGGAGCCGTCGTATGGCCGGGG GCACTGGCTTTATCTCAATATCTGGAATCAAATCAAGAACAATTCAAcctcaaagacaaaaaagtttTGGAAATCGGCGCTGGAACAGGCTTGGTTTCCATTGTGGCCTGTATCTTAG GAGCTTATGTTACAGCTACTGATTTGCCTGAAGTTCTTGAAAATCTTTCATATaatatttcaagaaatacacaaaacatGAATATGCACAAACCTGAAGTGAGAAAACTGGTATGGGGAGAAGGCCTCAATGAAGACTTTCCTGTATCAACTTACCATTATGATTTCATACTGGCAACTGATGTTGTATACCATCATGCAGCTTTGGACCAGCTGCTAGCAACAATGGTGTATTTTTGTAAGCCAGGAACAGTATTACTATGGGCAAATAAATTCAGATTCACTACAGACTATGAATTTTTGGAAAAACTTGGCAATATATTTAACACAACTATTCTAGCAGAATTTCCAGAATCAAATGTCAAGCTGCTTAAAGCAACAGTAAGAGagaattaa